The Deltaproteobacteria bacterium genomic sequence ATTCGGATTCTGCAGGATCATGACCCGTTCCATCAGATTTTTCAGCTCCCGGACATTACCAGGCCAGGCATAGGAAAGCAACACGGTCTCGGCATCCTTGTTGAATCCCCGAACCCGTTTTTGAAATTTCTTGTTGAACTCATCGACATAGAACCGGGCCAACAAAAGGATATCCTCTCCTCGCTCACGCAGTGGCGGTATGCGAATCGGGACAACGCTGATACGATAGTACAGGTCCTCCCGGAAAGTCCCTTCAGAAACCATTTGCGTCAAATCCCTGTTTGTCGAGAAAAGGAAGCGGATATCGATAGGAATATTATCCGTCCCGCCAAGCCTTCGAATATAACCATCTTCAAGCATGCGTAAAAACTTGGCCTGCAGGTGGATACTCATCTCGCCGATTTCGTCGAGCAACAAAGTTCCGCCACTGGCCACTTCCAACAATCCGGCTTTTCTTTTTTTCGCATCGGTAAAGGCCCCCGCCTCATATCCGAACAACTCACTCTCCAGCAGCGTCCCCGGAATGGCCGCACAATTGATATCGATGAAGCGTTTGTCACTGCGTTTGCTCTGTTTGTGAAGTGCCCGTGCAATCAATTCCTTACCTGTACCGCTTGCGCCCTGGATCAGAACGCTTGTATCGTGACCTGCTATTTCTTCTATAATGTAAAAAACTTGTAGCATTTTTTCCGACTGCCCAATCATGTTATGAAAGCCGAGGAGCATATTTTCTCTCTCTTTCAGAATTTCCACTTCTGTTTCAAGGGACTGGGCTTTCAGGGACAGCATGGCGTGCATGATGGCGTTATCGTAAGACGTCGCCGCATCCTGTGTGAGTATATCCAACATCTGAATCTGGCCTGGAGAACAGGCGCCGCTTTTTTGAGCCAGATAGAGAACACCCCGGAATTTATCTTTGACGCCGAACGGCACGGCAATTTCGGATGTAAAACCCGGGAATATCGGCTCACGATTCAGGGAGGATTTTTCCTGCGTGATGATAGTGTTAGCGTCCAGAGCTGATTTAATGATGCTTTTTTCCACCTGCGATGCATAGGTCTTGCTCTCGTCGATGATGATATCCTCACCAAAAGTAACAAGCCCGCGGTCCTTCTCCAGTTCCAGGCAATAGACCATTGCCTTTTCACAACGGGTGATGTGCAGGCCGCTCCGGGTTAAAATATTCAGGATGTTGTTATCCAGTGAATGTCGGGCATTCATCTCCGAAACAGCGTGTTGCAGAATCATAAGCTGCCGGATTTTCTCGGCATTGGCCTCAAAAAGTCGCGCATTATGGATAATGATGCCCATCTGGTTGGCAAAGGTCAGAAACAGGTTGATTTCTTCCGGATAGAATTTGGTTGTCTCCTGACAGGAGGCAGCCATGGTACCGATAATTTCATCGCCGATTTTGAGCGGCGCGCAGATCATTGACCCCTTGCTGTAGACTTTCGCCAGCATGCGGTCCGTTTCGGTGATACGATCATCCGAGGTGGCATCCTCAATTGCCATGGCTTCACCCGTCGTCGCTACCTTTGCCGCCACGCAATCGTGCTTTCTGACGTCAATGGCCACCGAGAAGGCCCGCTCAGCCTCTTCCGGACTGTAATTTTTCACGACCTGCGTTTCAAGGTATTGCCTGGATTCATCGAACAGACGGATTATACCGATACGGAACCCCAGGGTATCCACCACCTCATCCAGGATTTTCTTCAGAATATCGTTCAGACTTCTCGATTCCGTTACAAAGGTGTTGATTCGGAAAATGCTCTGGAGGAGCTTATCCTTGTCCAGCATGGGAACGATTGTCACGGTATCCTGTCGTCTTTTGTCTTCCACCGGATTGTCTCCACGAGCTTGCTCAACATGTCTTGTTCATCATCAGCCCCTGTCGAAAGTCAAAAATTGCATCGAAAATACCGCCCGTCCCTGAGTGGCGGACCGTAAATCCGTCGAATATCCAAAGAGAGATTTCAGGGGCACACGACAACGGATCTCGCTAAGGTGACCTTTCTGGGCGATGGATTGCACCTCCCCGTGACGGGCGTTGATATCGCCGATCACATCACCCATAAATTCCGCCGGGGTCACAACATCCACCGCCATGATGGGCTCGAGCAACACGGAATCCGCCTGGACACAGCCATCCTTAAAAGCTGTAGCCGCCGCGATTTTGTAAGCCATCGGCGTTGACTCACCTTCCCGCACCGATCCGCCGATCACCTCCACCAGGACATCGACAACGGGATAGCCCCCGAGAATGCCGCTGGAGGCAGACTCGCGGATCCCGGCTTCAATCATCTCGCGATACTCATCAGGCAAAGCCAACCGATCAACCTTCCAGACGATCTCAATCCCATGGCCCCGCTCCAATGGTTCCAGACGGAAGCGTACATGACCAAAATGCTTCTTATCCCCCAGTTCTCGATCGAACCGTCCTTCCACCTCTATTGTTTTCCGGATTGTTTCGCGATAAACCACCCGAGGCCGTCCAATATTAACATGGGCGTTGAACTCACGGGTCAATCGGTCGAGAAAAATCTTCAGATGCAACTCCCCCATACCGGAGACGATTGTCTGGGCTGTATCATCATCGTACTTTACCCGCAGAGTCGGATCTTCCTCCAACAGTTTTGTCAATGCGACGGATAATTTTTCCTGATCCGCCGGGGTCTTGGCTTCAATTGCCTGACTGATAACCGGTTCATGGAAGTCAATTTTTTCCAGGATGATCGGATGGCCCTCGTCACACAGGGTGTCTCCCGTAGTGGTCTCTTTCAATCCCATTACCGCGATGATATCCCCTGCCACGGCTTGATCGATGCGTTCCCGCTTGTTCGCGTGCATCTTCAGAATACGGGAAAGCTTTTCTTTTTTCTTCCTGGTCGCATTATAGACCTCCTCCGTAACCCGAAGAACGCCGGCATAAACGCGAATAAAAGTCAGTCTACGCCCCTCGTCCATCATCACTTTGAAAGCCAGGGCGGCCAGGGGTTCTTTTTCGCTACTGGCCCGTTTTTCCTCCTCGCCCGTCGCAGGGTGATGGCCCTTAACCGGGGGCACATCTTCCGGCGAAGGCAGGTAAAGAACCACCGCGTCAAGAACAGGCTGAATGCCTTTGTTGCGAAGGGCCGTACCGCAGAGAACCGGTACGATTTTCAGGGTCAGGGTCCCCTTACGGATCGCCTCGACAATTTCCACCTCCTTGATCTCCGATCCTTCAAGGTACCGGTCCGCAATATCGTCGTCGACCTCCGCCAAGGCTTCGATCATTGACTCCCGATAGCGTTCCACTTCATCTCTCATCGCTTCCGGCACATCCGATACATCATAGGAAGCGCCCAGGTCCCGGTCGCTCCAGCGCAGGACTTTTCTTTCGATGAGATCGACAATGCCTTCGAACCGATCTTCCGTTCCCAGGGGGATTTGAACGGGCAGAGGAACGGAATGAAACCGCTCCCGCATCATGTCAACGACTCCCCAGTAGTCTGCCCCTATGCGGTCCATTTTATTGATGAAGGCCACTTTGGGTACATCGTATTTATCTGCCTGGTGCCAGACTGTTTCCGACTGTGGTTCGACACCACCGACGGCACAAAATACCACCACAGCGCCATCCAGAACACGGAGGCTCCGCTCGACCTCCATGGTAAAATCGACATGTCCCGGTGTATCAATCAGATGAATCTCGTGCTGATTCCAGCCGCAACTGGTCACGGCTGACATGATCGTTATACCTCGCTCCTGCTCCTGAGGCATCCAGTCCATGATCGCCTCGCCGTCATGAACCTCACCCATTTTATGAGATTTACCCGTATAGTAGAGGATTCTTTCCGTTACGGTGGTTTTACCGGCGTCAATGTGAGCAATAATGCCAATATTGCGGATTTTGGCGAGTCTTGATTTGGGAGCCATGGTTCCTGTATCTTCCTGGAGCAGCGTTTAGATATTTCTGGCCCCTTCAACAATTAAATCCCTGTCCGGGGAAAAGACCTCCTCGGTGCTGACATGCCCTTTAATCGAGACAATCGGCTTGTCCTCCACGAAAATCCTGACACCCCGAATGGTTTGAATATTCCGGACCAAAGTATTGGTTAAGGAATAAATCGTGGCAACCTCACTGGTTGTTCCTCCGGGGTGATTCCGGATCAAGTCCTCGCTGAAGTTAACCTGCGCAATCGCATCGTGTCCGATCTTTATCCCTTTCAGGGTCGTCTTGTCGGGAAAGGTGCTGATATGCCCGAGCTTGCTGCCGTCGATAAGGGCCCTTACAAGCCTTACGGCCTGGGCATTGACGTCCGTTTCTTTTACAATGAAGCGTTTTTCCGGAACGAAAAAGAGTTCATTTCTATCAGAAAAATAGAGAACCATCTCCAGCTTTTCCTTCTTGGCCGGCGACCCATTCGTTCCGCTCACGGGGGGATAAACCATATTGAAAATGGAAACAAAGAAGAAAACAAGAAACCCGAAAAAGGCGATGCCTAT encodes the following:
- a CDS encoding sigma 54-interacting transcriptional regulator, which translates into the protein MEDKRRQDTVTIVPMLDKDKLLQSIFRINTFVTESRSLNDILKKILDEVVDTLGFRIGIIRLFDESRQYLETQVVKNYSPEEAERAFSVAIDVRKHDCVAAKVATTGEAMAIEDATSDDRITETDRMLAKVYSKGSMICAPLKIGDEIIGTMAASCQETTKFYPEEINLFLTFANQMGIIIHNARLFEANAEKIRQLMILQHAVSEMNARHSLDNNILNILTRSGLHITRCEKAMVYCLELEKDRGLVTFGEDIIIDESKTYASQVEKSIIKSALDANTIITQEKSSLNREPIFPGFTSEIAVPFGVKDKFRGVLYLAQKSGACSPGQIQMLDILTQDAATSYDNAIMHAMLSLKAQSLETEVEILKERENMLLGFHNMIGQSEKMLQVFYIIEEIAGHDTSVLIQGASGTGKELIARALHKQSKRSDKRFIDINCAAIPGTLLESELFGYEAGAFTDAKKRKAGLLEVASGGTLLLDEIGEMSIHLQAKFLRMLEDGYIRRLGGTDNIPIDIRFLFSTNRDLTQMVSEGTFREDLYYRISVVPIRIPPLRERGEDILLLARFYVDEFNKKFQKRVRGFNKDAETVLLSYAWPGNVRELKNLMERVMILQNPNSVITPGNLPSELRASADQSKSRDLFAPLSQIDWFSPDETEVSDYNAVTEKITNDIKEKIISCALSKTRGNQTQAAKLLGISRYKLIREQKRLQKAGN
- the fusA gene encoding elongation factor G — its product is MAPKSRLAKIRNIGIIAHIDAGKTTVTERILYYTGKSHKMGEVHDGEAIMDWMPQEQERGITIMSAVTSCGWNQHEIHLIDTPGHVDFTMEVERSLRVLDGAVVVFCAVGGVEPQSETVWHQADKYDVPKVAFINKMDRIGADYWGVVDMMRERFHSVPLPVQIPLGTEDRFEGIVDLIERKVLRWSDRDLGASYDVSDVPEAMRDEVERYRESMIEALAEVDDDIADRYLEGSEIKEVEIVEAIRKGTLTLKIVPVLCGTALRNKGIQPVLDAVVLYLPSPEDVPPVKGHHPATGEEEKRASSEKEPLAALAFKVMMDEGRRLTFIRVYAGVLRVTEEVYNATRKKKEKLSRILKMHANKRERIDQAVAGDIIAVMGLKETTTGDTLCDEGHPIILEKIDFHEPVISQAIEAKTPADQEKLSVALTKLLEEDPTLRVKYDDDTAQTIVSGMGELHLKIFLDRLTREFNAHVNIGRPRVVYRETIRKTIEVEGRFDRELGDKKHFGHVRFRLEPLERGHGIEIVWKVDRLALPDEYREMIEAGIRESASSGILGGYPVVDVLVEVIGGSVREGESTPMAYKIAAATAFKDGCVQADSVLLEPIMAVDVVTPAEFMGDVIGDINARHGEVQSIAQKGHLSEIRCRVPLKSLFGYSTDLRSATQGRAVFSMQFLTFDRG
- a CDS encoding GerMN domain-containing protein, with translation MGTKKERRYTETRIKKMKKGKRMAILYTIGIAFFGFLVFFFVSIFNMVYPPVSGTNGSPAKKEKLEMVLYFSDRNELFFVPEKRFIVKETDVNAQAVRLVRALIDGSKLGHISTFPDKTTLKGIKIGHDAIAQVNFSEDLIRNHPGGTTSEVATIYSLTNTLVRNIQTIRGVRIFVEDKPIVSIKGHVSTEEVFSPDRDLIVEGARNI